The genomic stretch CGACGAGACGATCAGGCTGTCACGCAGGATGTAGTTGGCTTTCAGCAGCGGGTGCAGCAGCGTCTTGTCCGTGAAGCGGAAGTCGCGTTTGCTGGGCAGGAACAGGCGGCGAATCAGCAGGCTGATGACGCCGACAAGCACGAGCATGCTCAGCAGGTCCGCCAGGAAGTTGTACCCGGCGAGCAGCGGGCTGTCCTTGGAGTAGATGTGGAACGGCAGGTAACCTTCCAGGCCGTCCACGACGTTGACCAGCAGGTAGTACACGAAGCCGTAGAAGATGAAGCTGTGCAGCACGCTGATGGCGGTGCGGCGGCGGAAGGTGCGCTCCTGGGTGAGGCTGACCCGGATGGCGTACAGCACGCGCTGGACGGGGTTGCCGGTGCGGTCCTCACTGGCGGGCGCGCCGCGCGCGACGCGGCGGTAGAGGCGGTAGAAACCCCAGACGCCGAACCCACCGGCGATCAGGGCGAAGACGAAGAACAGCAGTTTGTGGATCAGGGGCAGCAAGGGGGCAACTCCTTCGGTCGGAATGGCTTAACTGTACTCGGACGAAAAATTAGACTGAGTCAAAGTATATCGGACAGCGCGGCACCCGCGCATCACCCGTGCACCGGGTCCCGCGTCAACCCCACATGCACCAGATACACGCTGTCCGACTCATCCTCCGACGAGCGGGCCAGGAACTCCTGCACCACCCCGGACAGCCGCTCGCGGAACGCCTGCGCGTCCTCCCGCGACAGCCGCAGCAGCGCCCATTCCCCCAGCGGCCGCTGCCCTGCCGGGGCACCCGACCCGTCCAGTTCCTCACGCGTCAACTCACGCCGGGTCAGCAGGCCCTCCGGCGTCACGTGAAACCGCAGCAGCCAGTCCGGCGACACCCGCTGATACTCCCGCGCGTAGCCGCGCAGCATCCGCTCCCACGAGGGAAGCTGCACGCCCGACAGCATCTCCTCCAGCGGCATCACCCGCGACGGGTCCACGATGAACTCGTTCGACACCGCCCCGAACACCGCCGGACGCTGAGAGGCGACCTCCCGCACCAGCCCCAGCCGCACGAACCGCTTCACCCAGTACCCCAGAGAGGTCGGCGGGGACCCGGTGATCTCCGCCGCCTGCGCGATCGTCATCGGCGCCGCCATGAAAGGCGTCAGGAGACGCATACGGTCATGATCCAGCAGCACCTCAACCACCTGCGGATCGTCAAGGATAACGTGCGCCATACCGCGAATTCTACGGGGGTTTTCGCAGTGGACCTCCGCTACCGTGGTCACCACCGGAGGTCCCCCATGACGCGCACCATCCTGCTGGCCCTGACCCTCGTCCTTCCACACGCGAGTGCCGCCGCCCTGACCGGGCCGGCCGAGAGTGGCATCTCCCTGACCTGTTCCATGCGGGTGTGCCCACCCAGCGCCCCGTAAACGACGCCTTCCTCACCCGACGCCGCAGCCCAGCCCTCCACATCACGCGGCGCGCGGGGCGCCTTGCTCCTCACCCACGAGAGGCCCACATGACGCGACTCCTGCCCCTGACCACCCTGTACCCGGCCACCCTGTTTCTGCCCCTGCTGCTCGCCGCGTGCGGTGGGGGCGGCACCTCCACCCCAGGCCCGACGCCGACACCGGGGAACGCGATCACCACGCGCCTCGCGGCGTGCCCGGTCGTGAACACCTCCTCGGACCCCGCCGCGAGTAGCTGCCTCGCCGGGACGTACGCCGGACAGACCCTCAGCGGCGCGGCGTGCGCCCTGACGGTCGCGGCGGACGGCGCGTACACCTTCACCAGCCCGACCCTGACGTACTCATTCACGCCCACCCCCCAGGCCATCCGGGTGTTCGGGCGGCAGGCGCTGCCGGACCTGAATCAGGTGATCTGGCTGATCGACGACCCGCTGACCGCCACCGAACCGAAGGAACTGGACCTCCACGCCACCTGGGGCCGGGGCGCGCCCAGCGTGAAACTGGACATCCAGGGCACAAAACGCCTCGCGGGGGGCGGCAGCACCTCCGTGACCTGCACCGTTCCGTTGTAGGCCCCGCTCGCCGGGGATCAGGGGATCAGGAATACCACCGACCCCACCCCGGACCCTGAAGGCCGCCCAGGCGCGCGCTCACTGCGCCGGGCGGCCCCATTGATGTAGCCTCAGCGCGTGAGCCTGACTGCTGCCGAACTTCAGACGTACCTGCACGCTCTCGTCCGCGGGGACCTGAAACTCGCCACGATGATCTGGGGCCCCCCCGGCGTGGGCAAGAGCAGCGTCGTGGCGCAGGTCGCCGCCGCGCACGGCCTGGACTTCGTGGACGTGCGCCTCTCGCAGCTGGCCCCCACGGACCTGCGTGGCCTGCCGGTCCCCGAGAGCGACGGGCAGGGGGGCGGCGTGAGCCGCTGGTACCCCCCGGAATTCCTGCCCCGCAGCGGGCGCGGCATCCTGTTCCTGGACGAGGTGAACATGGCCCCGCCCACCATGCAGGGCATGGCGCAGCAGCTCATCCTGGACCGCCGGGTGGGCAGTTACGAACTCCCGGACGGGTGGTTCGTGTGGGCCGCCGGGAACCGCAAGGAGGACCGCGCCAGCGTGTTCGACATGCCCGCCCCCCTCGCCAACCGCTTCCTGCACCTGACGGTCCGGCCGGACTTCGACTCCTGGCGCAGCTACGCCCTGGGCCGGAACCTGCACGAGCACGTCATCGCGTTCCTGACCTTCCGCCCGGAACTCCTGCACCGCCTCGACCCGCAGCAGCCCGCGTGGCCCAGCCCCCGCGCCTGGGAGATGGCGTCCCGCCTGCACCGCGCCGGACTGGACGCCACGCCCGCCATCGGCGAGGCCGCCGGGGCCGAATTCAGCGCCTTCGTGCGCCTGTACGAGCAGCTGCCCGACTTGGGCATCGTGCTCGAAGGCCGGGGCGCCGGCCTGCGCCTGCCGGACGAACCCAGCGTCCGCTACGCCGCCGTTGTGGGTCTGGCCGCCCGCGCCAGTACCGCCGACGAGGCGTACCACGCCTTCACGTGGCTCGCCGACAGCGCCGGACCCGAATGGCTCCAGCTGTACGTCGCCACCCTCGTCAGCAAATTCCAGGCCATCGGGCAGCTCGCGGACCTCGCCGAACTCGTGGGCCGGGACGAACGCCTCGCCACGCTCGTGCAGACCACGCTGAGCCTCACGGAAAGCGCGTGAGGGGGGGGGATGGTCGATGGTTGACAGTTGATGGAGAACCGCCTTTTCCATCAACCATCAACCATCAACGTTCAACACCGGGAGCCGTATGACGACGCCCGTCCCGGTCACGCCGGAATTCCAGCGTCTGATCTCCGGCTCCCGCCTGCGCCTGCGGGGGCGGTCGGCGTTCTTCGCGACGCTGCTGCTGCACGCGGAGTTCGTGCCCTCCCGGGAGGTCGCGGCGGCAGGCACGGACGGCGAGCGGGTGTACGTGAACCCGGAGGTCGCCGCGACGCTGGCGCCGGACGTGCTGGACGGCCTGCTGCTGCACGAGGTGCTGCACGCGGCGCTGTCGCACGTGGAGCGGCGCGGGCCGCGTGAGAAGAAACGCTGGAACAAGGCCGCGGACCTGATCGTGAACGGCATGGTGTCGGCAGCGGGGCTGCCCACGCCGCCGCAGTCGCGGCGGGACGAGCACCTGGAACGCCTGAGTGTCGAGGAGGTGTACACGTCCATCGAGGCAGAGGCCGAGGGGGACGGGGACGACGAGGGCGACGACCTGCTTGACGGGCCTCCCAGTGACGCGCCGCCGCGCGGGCAGAAGCCGGGGCAGGCCGGGCAGACGCAGCGGCAGTGGCAGCAGGCGCTGGCGCAGGCGCGCAGCGTGGAGGCCATGAGCGGCAAGGGTGACGATCCGCTGGGCGAGCACCGCGAGTTGCAGCGCCTCGCCCCGGCGCGACTGGACTGGCGGGCTCACCTGTGGCGCTTCCTGGCGCGCACCCCGGTGGATTTCGGGGGCTTCGACCGGCGGTTCGTGGGGCGCGGCCTGTACCTGGAGGCGCTGGACGACGAGTCCCTGACCGCACTGATCGCGGTGGACACGTCCGGCAGCGTGGACGACGACGCTGTGCGGGCGCTGGTGGGCGAGGTGCAGGGCGTGCTGGGCGCGTACCCGCACGTCCGCGCGACCCTGTACTACGCGGACACCGAGGCGTACGGCCCGCACGACCTGACGCCCGGCGGGGAGATCCCCCCACCGCAGGGGGGCGGCGGCACGGACTTCCGCCCGATCTTCAGGCTGCTCGACGAGCACGAACCGGACGTGCTGATCTACCTGACGGACGGCTACGGGGACTTCCCCGAGGCGGCCCCGCGCGTGCCGACGCTGTGGGTGGTCCCACCGGGCGGCCTGGAGGACGAGGGCTTCCCCTTCGGTGAGGTCCTGCGCCTGGAGGAACACATATGATCGCCACGAGTCGCCCCGACGACTTCGAGGTTGCCCTGACGCTAACACCAGATGCGGGGTCGGTGTGGTTCGTGTTCGACGGACCGAAACTCGTCCTGCGCGCGGACGGCACCCTGCCGACCGGGGAAGCCCCACTGCCTGCGGTGGACGTGACGCGGCTGGGCACCCTGGACGGCACGTCGTATCTGGCGGCGGGACTGGACGGCGACCTGCCCGGCGGCTTCCAGGCCGTGCCCGTTCGCTCCGGCTTCGGCCGCCTGCCCGATCATCACATGGGGCTGGCCGGGTACGCCGCGCAGGTCATCGAGTTCGCGCGCACGCACCGCTACTGCGGCCGCTGCTCTGCGCCCCTGAGTGACGTCACGCATGAACGCTCGCGCCGCTGCCCGAACTGCGGCCTGACGGTGTACCCGCGCGTGGCCCCCGTCGCAATGGTGCTCATCCGGCGCGGTCAGGGCCGGGACACCGAACTGTTGCTGGCCCGCAGCCCGCACTTCCCGCCCGGCATGTACTCCGCGCTGGCGGGTTTCGTGGAACCCTCCGAGACGCTGGAAGCCGCCGCCCGGCGCGAGGTACAGGAGGAGGTGGGCGTGCAGATCACGGACCTCCGGTACCAGTTCAGTCAGCCGTGGCCGTTCCCGCACTCGCTGATGCTGGGCTTCACCGCCGAGTACGTGGGCGGCGACATCACCCCGCAGCCCGGCGAGATCGACGACGCCCGCTGGTTCCCCGTCACCGGCCTCCCCACCCTGCCCGCCGCGTTCAGCATCGCGCGGGCGCTGATCGACGGGGCGGTGGCAGGCGCGCTGGAGTAAGTGGGAAGTGGGCAGCGGGTCGGCTGCTGGGTACACCACCCTTCATCACTTGGATCGCCCCCGCCCATCCACGGGCCACCCACTGCCCACTTCCCATGTCCCCCCGTGCCATCATCGCTGCGATGACTGGTGAGCTTGACCCGCGGACGCTGACGATCTTGGGTGTGGAGGGAGCGCTGGAGGCGGCAGGTGCGCCGCGCGCGACGGCAGATACGCTGTCGGGCCTGTCGGCGCATCCCGACGCTCGGGTGCGGGCGCGGGTGGCGCGGCATCCGAACACACCCGTGGAGGTGCTGGGCGGACTGGCGGCGGCGTACCCGGCGGACGTGCTGGCGAACCCGGGGTTGCCGCTGATGCGGCTGGCGCGGCCGAACCTGCTGGGCGTGTTCCCGGCGGACGGGGTGATCGCGCTGCTGAACGCGCCGGGCGTGCCGGGGTGGGTGGTGGATTCGGCGCTGCGGCACGAGGACTACGCGGTTCGGACGGCACTGGCGGGCCGGGCGGACCTGAGTGCCGAGCGGGTGGCGGCGCTGGCGCAGGACGCCGGCTGGCAGATCCGCGAGGCGGTCGCGCGCAGGGACGCGCTGCCCGAGGCGCTCGTGCGGCAGCTGGCGGCGGATGACGATTACGACGTGCGCAAGGCCGTGGCGTCCCGACCTGACCTGCCGGGGGACGTGCTGCGCGTGCTGGTCGGGGACGCGCACGGCATGGTGCGGGCCGGGGTGGCGCGGCGGCTGGACCTGCCGCTGGACTGCATGATCCAGCTTGCGGCGGACGGCGACCCGGACGTGCTGGCGACCCTGGCGCGCCGGGTGGATCTGCCCCGGTCGGTGCGGGAGTGGCTGGCGACGAACGATCAGCCGCTGGTGCGCGCGGCGGCACTCCAGGCGTGGACGGTCCCGGTGGAGTGGCTGGCGCGGGCGGAGGTGGACGCCGATCCGGACGTGCGTGCCGCGCTGGCCCGCCGCCCGGACGCCCCGGCGGACCTGCTGACGCGGCTGGCGGGCGACGAGTCCGAGACGGTGCGCCGCGCCGTGCTGGAGCGCAGCGACCTGCCGGAGGGCGCGGTGCTGGCCCTGGCCCGCGCGCCGGAAGGCGACATCCGCCTGCACGTGGCGAGCGCGGAGGGGATTCCCGCGTCGGTGCTGGACGCCCTGCTGAGCGACCCGGACGCGAGTGTGCGGACGGTGCTGGCGGTGCGCCCGGACCTGGCCGAGGCGCAGCTGGAGGTGCTGGCGGGCGACCCGAACCCGGAAGTGCGCCGCGCTGTGGCGTACGCGACCGCCACCCCGGGCGGGACGCTGGCGGGGCTGGCCCGCGACCCGAATGCCGGGGTGCGCCGCGCGGCGGCCCTGCACCCGAACCTCGACCCGGCGGAACTGGCCGTCCTGGCCGGGGACACGGACGAGGGCGTGCGGCTGGCTGTCGCCGGGCGCGCCGACCTCTCCCCCACGGTGCGGGACGCACTGCGGGCCGATCCGGAGGCGAGCGTGCGCGAGGAGGCCGCGCGGGCCGGCGCGTGACGGACATCCGACTGCCGCTGGGAGGCGTGAAGTTCAGCGTGCGGGCCGTGATCCTCTGCACGCGCGGGGACACGCTCCTGACGAACTGCGGGCCCGGCGAGCACGGCAGCGGCTTTCATTTCCTGCCGGGCGGGGCGCTCAGGGCGGACGAGGATGCCGCGCAGGCCGCCGCGCGCGAGTGGCACGAGGAGACCGGCCTGACCGTATCAGGATTGCGGCTGGTGGGGGTCGTCGAGAGCTTCTTCGGCCAGCCGGGACGGCGCGAGCACGAGATCGGCTTCTACTACCACCTGCCCGCCCCACCTGACCTGCCGGACGGGACGTTCACCGTGCAGGACAACCCGGACGTGCAGTGCCAGTGGGTACCCTTCGACCGGATTGAGGCGACCCCGGTGTACCCACTGGTCGTCCGGGACCTGCTGCGCGTCCCGCCGGGCGAGGTGCGGCATATCCTGAATCGGGAGGCGTGACCCGCCGCACCCTCATTTCGCCATGCAGAACACCTGCCCCAGAATTGTGCGGATGCACCCATCGCCCGCTTTCGGGCTGGGCGGCGGCTCATCACTGGCCAGGGCAGGAGCACTGAGCAGCAGGACGGTGGCGGCGGCGGTGATCAGACGTTTCAGGTTCGACATGTGGCCTCCTTGACTCCCGCCTGAGCGGGGTACGTACAGTCCACCGCAAGCGGCGTGCGGATGCACCTCTTGCTTCCGTCAATCAGATATGCCGTGCCCCCGCCAGGAGATCCGGCGGGGGCACGGGGGGGCTGTCGTCACAGAAACTGGATCCAGACGTGAGGGGCGTCCTGCTGGCCCCCCCAGTACAGCTGTCAGATGGCGAGGCCCTGGGCGTGGGCGCTGACGTCCTTGCTCTCGTACTGGCCGGGCGGCAGGCCGATCGAAGGGGTGTTCGCCTCGAACTCGTCGCTCCAGCCGACTTCCTCCAGGGCTTTCTTCCACGCGCCGATGCTCTCGTTTCGGTAGATCTGGTAGGCGGCCATGCCGACCTCGGGGCCGCCGCGCGCGATGACCGATTCCACCCAGGCCCACTTGGCGGACACGTTGCGGAGCTCGGCGGTGGTGCGCAGTTCCTTCTGGATGCGTTTCATGCGCTTCTCGATGGTCTGCACGCCCGCGAAAGGGTCCGCGAAGTGCGGCGTGTGGCGTTTGGGCACGAAGGGGCTGATGCCCAGCGCGATGCGGTTGATCTTCGCGAGGTCCTTCGTGAACTCGATCAGTTCGGTGATGTCGTCGTCGTTTTCGGGCCCGAGGCCGATCATCATGTACACCTTGACGCCCTTGAAGCCCAGGTCGCGGCTGATGTGCGCGGTCTTGGTCAGGTCCTCGGTGGTGATGCCCTTCTTCAGCCAGCGGCGCAGGCGTTCGCTGGGCGCGTCGCTGGCGACGGTGAAGGTGCGCAGGCCACCCGCCTTGAGGATCTCGGCCAGTTCGGCGTCGACGGTGTCGGCGCGGATGGAGCTGACGCCCAGTTTGATGCCGCGGTCGGTCAGGGTGCGGCCCACGAACTTGGTGTGCGGGAAGTCGCTGAGGGCCGCGCCGACCAAGCCGACCTTCTCGACCCAGTCGGGGATGGTGTCCAGCAGTTCCTGCGCCTGGTTGTTGCGGTTCGGGCCGTACATGGTCCGCGCCAGGCAGAAGGTGCAGGGGCGGGGGCAGCCGCGCTGGGCTTCCACGAGGAACATGTTGCTCAGTTCGCTGTGCGGCGTGACGATCTGGCTGTACGCGGGGAGCAGTTCCTTGGGCGCGGTGGCCCACTTGGGTTCGTGGGCGTGCCGCGCGGGCAGGAAGATGCCGGGCATCCCGTCGATCAGGTCGTAGAAGTCCTCGCGGCTCGTCGCTTCGCGCAGCGCCTCGCTGATGACGGGTACGATCTGCTCGCCGTCGCCGATTACGATGATGTCCGCGAAGGGCGTCAGAGGGTAGGGGTTGCTGCTCGTGAACGGCCCGCCGATCATGACCAGCGCGTCGCTGTCGCCCCGTTCCTCACGCAGGGGACGCAGGCCCGCCACGTCCAGCGTGCGGATGATGTTCGTCAGGTCCAGTTCGAACGACACGCTCAGGGCGAAGAGGTTGCAGTCCCCGGCGTCACGCCCGGTCTCCACGGTGGGCAGCGCCTGACCGGTGCGTTCGAACGCGTCCACGTCGTCGGGCAGGAAGGCGCGTTCGCAGGCGACGCCCTCCTCCTGGTTGAACATGCGGTAGATGACCTGATAGCCCAGCGAGGCCATGCCCACCGAGTAGCGGTTCGGGAAGGCCAGGGTCACGCGGACGGGGGCCTGCTTGTGGATGGTGCCGGTCTCGTCGTCCAGCAGGGGTTTGATGGTCGTGCGCCAGTAGCTCAAGGGTCCTCCGGGGGCGCGCGGCTGGAGGGGGTGTTCCTCCGGGCTCCTCACCGGGTCCGCCAGAGGGGCGGCGCGCGTCACAATCGGCGATTCTAGCGGACGCACGCAGGTGCAAGTGGGGGGCGCGTCACGTGCCGCCGCGCGCACGTGCCCACGGTGGGGGCATGAGAGGCGCCCCGTGCGTGCGGGGTGCATGGCGTAGAATGCCGCGCATGAAGAGTGATCCCGTGGATCTGACCCTGTTCCTGGCGCAGAGCGTGGTGGACCAGCCGTCGCTGGTGCGCGTCACCCGGCGCGGCCCGACCGTCATGGTGCGCGTCGGCCCCGGCGAGGAGGGCCGCCTGATCGGCCGTCAGGGCCGCGTGATCCAGGCGATCCGCACGCTCGTGCGCGCCGCCTCCGACCCGCGCGAACGGCTGAACGTCGATCTGGACGCGCCCCGCAAAGCGTGACTGGCGGGGTGACGGG from Deinococcus soli (ex Cha et al. 2016) encodes the following:
- a CDS encoding B12-binding domain-containing radical SAM protein, whose protein sequence is MSYWRTTIKPLLDDETGTIHKQAPVRVTLAFPNRYSVGMASLGYQVIYRMFNQEEGVACERAFLPDDVDAFERTGQALPTVETGRDAGDCNLFALSVSFELDLTNIIRTLDVAGLRPLREERGDSDALVMIGGPFTSSNPYPLTPFADIIVIGDGEQIVPVISEALREATSREDFYDLIDGMPGIFLPARHAHEPKWATAPKELLPAYSQIVTPHSELSNMFLVEAQRGCPRPCTFCLARTMYGPNRNNQAQELLDTIPDWVEKVGLVGAALSDFPHTKFVGRTLTDRGIKLGVSSIRADTVDAELAEILKAGGLRTFTVASDAPSERLRRWLKKGITTEDLTKTAHISRDLGFKGVKVYMMIGLGPENDDDITELIEFTKDLAKINRIALGISPFVPKRHTPHFADPFAGVQTIEKRMKRIQKELRTTAELRNVSAKWAWVESVIARGGPEVGMAAYQIYRNESIGAWKKALEEVGWSDEFEANTPSIGLPPGQYESKDVSAHAQGLAI
- a CDS encoding helix-turn-helix transcriptional regulator is translated as MAHVILDDPQVVEVLLDHDRMRLLTPFMAAPMTIAQAAEITGSPPTSLGYWVKRFVRLGLVREVASQRPAVFGAVSNEFIVDPSRVMPLEEMLSGVQLPSWERMLRGYAREYQRVSPDWLLRFHVTPEGLLTRRELTREELDGSGAPAGQRPLGEWALLRLSREDAQAFRERLSGVVQEFLARSSEDESDSVYLVHVGLTRDPVHG
- the nudC gene encoding NAD(+) diphosphatase → MIATSRPDDFEVALTLTPDAGSVWFVFDGPKLVLRADGTLPTGEAPLPAVDVTRLGTLDGTSYLAAGLDGDLPGGFQAVPVRSGFGRLPDHHMGLAGYAAQVIEFARTHRYCGRCSAPLSDVTHERSRRCPNCGLTVYPRVAPVAMVLIRRGQGRDTELLLARSPHFPPGMYSALAGFVEPSETLEAAARREVQEEVGVQITDLRYQFSQPWPFPHSLMLGFTAEYVGGDITPQPGEIDDARWFPVTGLPTLPAAFSIARALIDGAVAGALE
- a CDS encoding NUDIX domain-containing protein; its protein translation is MTDIRLPLGGVKFSVRAVILCTRGDTLLTNCGPGEHGSGFHFLPGGALRADEDAAQAAAREWHEETGLTVSGLRLVGVVESFFGQPGRREHEIGFYYHLPAPPDLPDGTFTVQDNPDVQCQWVPFDRIEATPVYPLVVRDLLRVPPGEVRHILNREA
- a CDS encoding KH domain-containing protein, which codes for MKSDPVDLTLFLAQSVVDQPSLVRVTRRGPTVMVRVGPGEEGRLIGRQGRVIQAIRTLVRAASDPRERLNVDLDAPRKA
- a CDS encoding ATP-binding protein; the encoded protein is MSLTAAELQTYLHALVRGDLKLATMIWGPPGVGKSSVVAQVAAAHGLDFVDVRLSQLAPTDLRGLPVPESDGQGGGVSRWYPPEFLPRSGRGILFLDEVNMAPPTMQGMAQQLILDRRVGSYELPDGWFVWAAGNRKEDRASVFDMPAPLANRFLHLTVRPDFDSWRSYALGRNLHEHVIAFLTFRPELLHRLDPQQPAWPSPRAWEMASRLHRAGLDATPAIGEAAGAEFSAFVRLYEQLPDLGIVLEGRGAGLRLPDEPSVRYAAVVGLAARASTADEAYHAFTWLADSAGPEWLQLYVATLVSKFQAIGQLADLAELVGRDERLATLVQTTLSLTESA
- a CDS encoding DUF2201 family putative metallopeptidase, with the translated sequence MTTPVPVTPEFQRLISGSRLRLRGRSAFFATLLLHAEFVPSREVAAAGTDGERVYVNPEVAATLAPDVLDGLLLHEVLHAALSHVERRGPREKKRWNKAADLIVNGMVSAAGLPTPPQSRRDEHLERLSVEEVYTSIEAEAEGDGDDEGDDLLDGPPSDAPPRGQKPGQAGQTQRQWQQALAQARSVEAMSGKGDDPLGEHRELQRLAPARLDWRAHLWRFLARTPVDFGGFDRRFVGRGLYLEALDDESLTALIAVDTSGSVDDDAVRALVGEVQGVLGAYPHVRATLYYADTEAYGPHDLTPGGEIPPPQGGGGTDFRPIFRLLDEHEPDVLIYLTDGYGDFPEAAPRVPTLWVVPPGGLEDEGFPFGEVLRLEEHI